The following proteins are co-located in the Streptococcus downei MFe28 genome:
- the rsmD gene encoding 16S rRNA (guanine(966)-N(2))-methyltransferase RsmD translates to MRIIAGNFGGRPLKTLEGKTTRPTSDKVRGSIYSMIGPFFSGGRVLDLYAGSGGLSIEAISRGMEQAVLVERDRRAQAVIEANIQMTQAPDQFHLLKRDARQVLPTLTGQFDLVLLDPPYAKEEIVKTIKQLQDHDLLSPEVMIVCETDKAVELPDTIHDLKIWKQKQYGISKVTVYVK, encoded by the coding sequence ATGAGAATTATTGCAGGGAATTTTGGTGGTCGTCCTCTGAAAACCTTGGAGGGCAAGACCACTCGGCCGACATCTGATAAGGTCAGAGGGTCTATTTACAGCATGATTGGCCCCTTTTTTTCTGGTGGCCGAGTCTTGGACCTCTATGCTGGTAGTGGTGGTCTCTCTATTGAGGCTATTTCTCGGGGCATGGAGCAGGCGGTTTTGGTCGAGCGAGATAGGCGGGCACAAGCGGTCATTGAGGCTAATATCCAAATGACCCAGGCTCCTGACCAATTTCACTTGCTGAAGCGAGATGCCAGGCAGGTTTTGCCAACCTTGACAGGCCAGTTTGATCTGGTCCTCTTGGATCCTCCCTATGCCAAGGAGGAGATTGTCAAGACCATTAAGCAACTTCAAGATCATGATTTACTATCGCCAGAGGTTATGATTGTCTGTGAAACTGATAAGGCAGTTGAGCTACCAGATACCATTCATGACTTGAAAATTTGGAAGCAAAAGCAATATGGAATTAGTAAGGTGACGGTTTATGTCAAATAA